Below is a genomic region from Henckelia pumila isolate YLH828 chromosome 3, ASM3356847v2, whole genome shotgun sequence.
GATTTTATACCAAAATGAGAGAGGTCTGAGACTACGTAGGTATGTGACTGAACGGTTTGGGCTTGAAAATTTTGATAGGAACTACTCATATCATCAAGGTGAATATCTTCTTTTCGAGATCTCATCGTATGAGAACTCCAAAGCTAAGCATGCTTGACTTGAGACAATTATAGGATGAGCGACCCCTTGAGAAGTTTCAGAGGATGTGTGCGAGTAGGAACGTACATAAGCATGCTGAAAAGATCCGTGTTGATATAGTGGGGATAGTCGTCAGATCTGGAATGTTATAGATTGTATCATTgattgccaaaaaaatatattgagaGAATAATACATATAACAAAAGGCCAAAAAAAATGTAATGAAATCCATAATaagacaaacaaaagaaaatgatacgataaaaaaaacattagaAAATTTagtccatttttttaaaaataattaaacaaatatgttTATTTCAAGATCGATTTCAGAGTAATTATTTAGCATGAATTGTCAAAAGTTTCAATATTGCTGTCATAACAATTTTGTAGAGttgtttaattttgttttgaattatatTACTCCAACACATATTTTTAATTGCAACGCACGTGCATTGTTGCTAGTCAATCGAAAATTGTGGGTTTTTTTGGGGGTGACCCTAAAAAGGATTGATtactcaaaaaaaataaaacaaaaaggaAATCGCGACCAAGATCCTACGAATTGGTCCACCACAGGGCTGGTAATTGCAAAATACAACGTGGGGTGAAGTCAAATACTGACTGATAGCAAGTGAGTGATTGAGACACCACAAGAATCCACAACAACAGTACAAGTAGAAGACAATTGACTCTTCTTGGAAGTTATCATATGCGGTCATTATTGGTCCATAATTCAATCAACACGCGCACATTTTCTTGTATATACATGTTCCATATTCTCACGAGTTAAATAGTCAAAATCTTCATAGCAAGAAAAACAATTACAGTTGAAGATGCATCGATTCTACGGGCTGTCAGTTATCATGTCTGCGGTGAACATTGAAGTGAGGACGATACGTAAAGCTGGAAGAAGGGATTAATATAGAGTAGCGCGCACCCGCAATAGCAAACATAAGTTTCCAATATTTTGGATGAAGATGGTCTATATAACAAACACTTGAAACTCCAGATGCTGGAATTGTACTAAGTTTTGAACCATATGTATCTTATAAGGAACGCTAGAAAAtcaaaatgaataaaataatgaCCCTTTCTGTTCTACCTTCGGGAGTACCTTGAGATTGCTCCGGCATGGTGACAGACAGGTCCACTGGAAGATCCCTAGAATTTATGTACTTACtctattttcttgaaaaatttcaGGTCCTGCTTCATGGTATTTTTGTCGACGGGGTCTAGTTTTCTTGGAAAATTTTAGACCTCACTTCATAATTGTGACGATCAACATAAACTCAACCCCATCCGGTATTCCAACCACTGCCATACTGCATATGTCGAGAATCACCGCCATTCGTTGTTAAGTACCACCCATCAATGGCAAAGCCTGGCCATTCGAATACAGGCTGGTTGCTATATGGATTGCCCCAATTTTGCTCCCATGGATCAACATGATTACCGAAAGAATAACCAACCGGGACGTTTAAATTCTCTTCATTATCACCCCAGCCGCTTGGTGAGAATGCTTGGTTTGCAATAAAATCATCGCCAAATATTATGACAGGGTCGCGGTTTGCCACTTCATCGGGGACCGCATCATGGTCCGGCAATGGCTCAGGATCAATATTGATATCCCAATCGATTTGGTCTATGTAAACATCCGGATCTGGTAACGGTATGTCACATGGAAGTCCATTTTTTTGGGCCCAGAATCGTTTCTTAGCATTGGAAAATGCCTCTTCTCCCGCAGAGTCATTCCAATTAATCACATTATCATAGAGGTGTGTAAACTTCTTCATCTGTGACAATGTGTCCCAATCCAGAGAACCAACCACTTTGCAAAATTCTTTCTCCCATAACGGCACAACCGGCTGCCAACAAACTGGAGAAAAGAAATGTTATCAAGCGAAAAAAACTGTAGAAGGTTCTTTGATAACCTTCTCTCAATAAAGACAATGCgagactaaataaataaacatgatCAATCAAATGAGCACATAAACGCGGTATATTGATCACCAATTTAGAAACATAGCAATAAAAAGGACCAGAAAAGTTAATTAAACATCTTAACGAGAA
It encodes:
- the LOC140893366 gene encoding uncharacterized protein; the encoded protein is MDGRRRPKWDDCRRSQKKKPPRFCWQPVVPLWEKEFCKVVGSLDWDTLSQMKKFTHLYDNVINWNDSAGEEAFSNAKKRFWAQKNGLPCDIPLPDPDVYIDQIDWDINIDPEPLPDHDAVPDEVANRDPVIIFGDDFIANQAFSPSGWGDNEENLNVPVGYSFGNHVDPWEQNWGNPYSNQPVFEWPGFAIDGWYLTTNGGDSRHMQYGSGWNTGWG